A stretch of the Halorussus salinus genome encodes the following:
- a CDS encoding DUF7846 domain-containing protein → MKRRRFRLSAALLAILAGGVVLLTATELFPYHTTNHDEGVYLQQAAMLLEGQFSLFPPVPDSFRPWFFVEDGGRLYPKYAPVPAAMFAVGELFGGFRLALAGIAAANVALTTAIAAAAFDRRTGLLAGAFLLASPLFLIDSSVFLPYAPTTFWNLLFAFAYLRSARFEGDFGGDGSARRSHGYALLAGLAVGAAFFARPYTAVLFAAPFIVHALYSLWAGPSATRLTRLSLTALGGLAGVGAALAYNAAMTGSPTEFPYAAFAPEDGLGFGHREILGYARDYTSELALRANTEVVSVLFSEWVVAGPVGTLLAAVGVGAFLRRVGLPRLSDWSADLTDAQATAALAALFVSILAGNVYFWGNLNILGSLADPADGLIDTLGPYYHFDLLLPTAAFAAHGALLGFDRVRALAAERTGSARRTRGVAAGVALVGTVLLAGTTVGLLGPVVADHAETTAAYDEAYQPFEERQLDESVVFLPTPYGDWLNHPFQHLRNDPRFDGERVYAVSDGPDDLAVVSAFPNRTYYRYVYRGEWTPFLGESVEPAIHRVRAVRGDSVTLNATLAVPDYAESASVRVSTGDDVGYYAVNGTPANLSLRLRVADGSARVAGPGVAPVGENATVPVASDEEIVVQVFVSEATGGFSYRLELPIRRADGEVRALTPYREVCFLLDNCNGEAAYVAGAVPDGVRMETSLRADGSGAVADGNATARSSPDGPHDSDGRDTARKPVRAESVDE, encoded by the coding sequence ATGAAGCGACGGCGATTCCGCCTCTCGGCGGCCCTGTTAGCGATTCTCGCGGGCGGGGTCGTCCTCCTGACCGCGACCGAACTGTTTCCGTACCACACGACCAACCACGACGAGGGCGTCTACCTCCAGCAGGCCGCGATGCTGTTGGAGGGCCAGTTCTCGCTGTTCCCGCCGGTCCCCGACTCGTTCCGGCCGTGGTTCTTCGTCGAGGACGGCGGCCGACTCTACCCCAAGTACGCGCCGGTTCCGGCCGCGATGTTCGCGGTCGGGGAGCTGTTCGGCGGGTTCCGACTCGCGCTCGCCGGAATCGCGGCCGCGAACGTCGCGCTGACGACCGCGATTGCGGCCGCGGCGTTCGACCGCCGGACCGGTCTCCTCGCGGGGGCGTTCCTGCTCGCGTCGCCACTCTTCCTGATAGACTCGTCGGTGTTCCTGCCCTACGCGCCGACGACGTTCTGGAACCTGCTGTTCGCGTTCGCGTACCTCCGGTCGGCCCGGTTCGAGGGCGACTTCGGGGGCGATGGAAGCGCCCGCCGGAGCCACGGCTACGCCCTCCTCGCGGGACTAGCGGTCGGCGCGGCGTTCTTCGCGCGACCGTACACCGCGGTCCTGTTCGCGGCTCCCTTCATCGTTCACGCGCTCTACTCGCTGTGGGCCGGTCCCTCGGCGACGCGCCTGACGCGCCTCTCGCTGACCGCGCTCGGCGGGCTAGCGGGCGTCGGGGCCGCCTTGGCCTACAACGCCGCGATGACCGGCTCGCCGACGGAGTTTCCCTACGCCGCGTTCGCACCCGAGGACGGTCTCGGGTTCGGCCACCGCGAGATTCTGGGCTACGCGCGCGACTACACCTCGGAACTGGCGCTTCGAGCGAACACCGAGGTCGTCTCGGTGCTGTTCTCCGAGTGGGTCGTCGCCGGGCCGGTCGGGACCCTGCTCGCGGCGGTCGGGGTCGGCGCGTTCCTCCGGCGCGTCGGCCTCCCGCGACTCTCGGACTGGTCGGCCGACCTCACCGACGCGCAGGCCACGGCGGCACTCGCGGCGCTGTTCGTCTCGATACTCGCCGGGAACGTCTACTTCTGGGGTAACCTGAACATCCTCGGGTCGCTCGCGGACCCCGCCGACGGACTCATCGACACGCTCGGGCCGTACTACCACTTCGACCTCCTACTGCCGACCGCGGCGTTCGCGGCCCACGGCGCGCTACTCGGGTTCGACCGCGTTCGCGCGCTCGCGGCCGAGCGTACCGGCTCGGCCCGGCGCACCCGAGGAGTCGCCGCGGGCGTCGCGCTCGTCGGCACAGTGCTTCTCGCGGGGACGACGGTGGGACTCCTCGGGCCGGTCGTCGCCGACCACGCCGAGACGACCGCCGCGTACGACGAGGCCTACCAGCCATTCGAGGAGCGTCAACTCGACGAGTCGGTGGTCTTCCTCCCGACGCCGTACGGTGACTGGCTCAACCATCCGTTCCAGCATCTCCGCAACGACCCTCGATTCGACGGTGAGCGCGTCTACGCGGTCTCGGACGGTCCCGACGATTTAGCGGTCGTGTCGGCGTTCCCGAATCGGACCTACTACCGGTACGTCTATCGGGGCGAGTGGACGCCGTTCCTCGGCGAGTCCGTCGAGCCAGCGATTCACCGTGTCCGAGCGGTTCGGGGCGACTCCGTGACGCTGAACGCGACGCTCGCGGTGCCCGACTACGCCGAGAGCGCGTCGGTGCGCGTCTCGACGGGCGACGACGTGGGCTACTACGCCGTGAACGGGACGCCCGCGAACCTGTCGCTCCGGCTTCGAGTGGCCGACGGGAGCGCCCGCGTCGCCGGTCCCGGCGTCGCGCCGGTCGGCGAGAACGCGACCGTCCCGGTCGCCAGCGACGAGGAAATCGTCGTGCAGGTGTTCGTCAGCGAGGCCACCGGCGGGTTCTCCTACCGACTCGAACTCCCGATCCGACGCGCCGACGGCGAGGTCCGCGCGCTGACGCCCTACCGCGAGGTCTGTTTCCTCCTCGACAACTGCAACGGCGAGGCGGCCTACGTCGCGGGCGCGGTGCCGGACGGCGTTCGGATGGAGACCTCGCTCCGAGCAGACGGGTCGGGCGCGGTCGCAGACGGCAACGCGACTGCTCGGAGTTCGCCGGATGGACCGCACGACTCCGACGGTCGAGACACAGCCCGAAAGCCAGTCCGCGCAGAATCCGTAGACGAATGA
- a CDS encoding type IV pilin, with translation MKLGNRSISPVVGVALLVVVVVALAVVMLAAVSGVQLSGTAPQAATTIGFEATFDQQTGRTDQYMLLHHEGGETIDPQNLKVVVRAGDQRVVNPDVETSGDLSGGGEATFNLTDADLCSSAADEATVDIYHEPTGKPLAEETIRIERNASFDVVDNAVKSDTPYEATVTIPGSGYATLESHDGTDYYLYWPIESRIVVSGPSTARTLTPFPDGDPNDALTDTAADDINNPVHSFPMTYETDRIPPEASVTVEMKSYVFGGDDSKIIGEGSTRSYSGTQYEEAHLPLDNPERVVDSSDPNEENVEILRDGDSVPTWGQSSPHQDDLRDLLQHRIDASGNLDLSENEFVAVYELNEDATSGDFNDVVAIIELDPSPTYDETDEGHTLACGN, from the coding sequence ATGAAACTCGGGAATCGGTCTATCAGTCCGGTGGTGGGGGTCGCATTGTTAGTCGTCGTGGTGGTCGCGCTCGCGGTCGTCATGTTGGCGGCGGTCAGCGGCGTCCAGTTGTCCGGGACCGCGCCACAGGCCGCGACGACCATCGGGTTCGAGGCTACCTTCGACCAACAGACCGGGAGGACCGACCAGTACATGCTCCTGCACCACGAGGGCGGCGAGACCATCGACCCCCAGAACCTGAAGGTCGTCGTCCGCGCGGGCGACCAGCGAGTCGTGAACCCCGACGTGGAGACCAGCGGCGACCTCTCGGGCGGTGGCGAGGCGACGTTCAACCTCACCGACGCCGACCTCTGCTCGTCGGCGGCCGACGAAGCGACCGTGGACATCTACCACGAACCTACCGGGAAACCGCTCGCCGAGGAGACCATCCGAATCGAGCGAAACGCCTCCTTCGACGTGGTGGACAACGCGGTCAAGTCCGACACGCCCTACGAGGCGACGGTGACGATTCCGGGAAGCGGGTACGCGACGCTCGAAAGCCACGACGGGACCGACTACTACCTCTACTGGCCCATCGAGTCGCGCATCGTCGTCTCGGGACCCAGCACCGCACGCACCCTGACGCCGTTCCCCGACGGCGACCCGAACGACGCGCTCACCGACACCGCGGCCGACGACATCAACAACCCCGTCCACTCGTTCCCGATGACCTACGAGACCGACCGCATCCCGCCGGAGGCCAGCGTCACCGTCGAGATGAAGTCGTACGTCTTCGGCGGCGACGACTCGAAGATCATCGGCGAAGGCTCGACGCGCTCGTACTCGGGTACTCAGTACGAGGAGGCCCACCTCCCCTTGGACAACCCCGAGCGCGTCGTCGATAGTAGCGACCCGAACGAGGAGAACGTCGAGATTCTTCGCGACGGCGACAGCGTGCCGACGTGGGGCCAGTCGAGCCCTCATCAGGACGACTTACGGGACCTCCTCCAGCACAGAATCGACGCGAGCGGGAACCTCGATCTCTCGGAAAACGAGTTCGTCGCCGTCTACGAACTGAACGAGGACGCGACCAGCGGCGACTTCAACGACGTGGTGGCCATCATCGAACTCGACCCGAGTCCGACCTACGACGAGACCGACGAGGGACACACCCTCGCCTGCGGGAACTGA
- a CDS encoding DUF5805 domain-containing protein, with the protein MASDGEVDTTRKSVKTFVPAYQKAEWKRHADELDMSQSEFVRTMVQAGRSDFDIESIGASASEENADHGNADATGADDTGATDVPEERAADATSGDELDEHVLSVLSASDHLSWDELLDELTDSIEDRLEETLQHLQRDNRVQYSGRHGGYTLVAEDDGD; encoded by the coding sequence ATGGCCAGCGACGGGGAAGTCGATACGACTCGCAAATCCGTCAAGACGTTCGTGCCCGCGTATCAGAAAGCCGAGTGGAAGCGACACGCCGACGAACTCGACATGAGCCAGAGCGAGTTCGTCAGGACGATGGTGCAGGCCGGGCGGAGCGACTTCGACATCGAATCCATCGGGGCGTCGGCGTCCGAGGAGAACGCCGACCACGGGAACGCCGACGCGACCGGCGCGGATGACACCGGGGCGACCGACGTACCCGAGGAGCGCGCCGCCGACGCGACCAGCGGCGACGAGTTAGACGAACACGTCCTCTCGGTCCTCTCGGCGTCCGACCACCTCTCGTGGGACGAACTACTGGACGAACTCACGGACAGCATCGAGGACCGACTGGAGGAGACCCTCCAACACCTCCAGCGGGACAACCGCGTCCAGTACAGCGGTCGTCACGGTGGCTACACGCTCGTTGCGGAGGACGATGGCGACTGA
- a CDS encoding NUDIX hydrolase encodes MTLPDDLPRTDETIPLAPAEFETVRENVESGADRWVGALVRDASGRVVFVRNRWSDGWVLPGGDVEPGESLREAVGREVSEETGLDATVERPLAVVEQTFVADESGSEGCGAFADPTRPDAAVATGPTVSGEFVVFEARTDDPELGDDLGRDADEIADAAWFDAVPDECEHRSLVTRYW; translated from the coding sequence ATGACTCTCCCCGACGACCTCCCGCGGACCGACGAGACAATCCCGCTCGCGCCCGCCGAGTTCGAGACCGTCCGCGAGAACGTCGAATCGGGCGCGGACCGCTGGGTCGGCGCGCTGGTCCGGGACGCGAGCGGCCGCGTCGTCTTCGTCCGGAATCGCTGGAGCGACGGCTGGGTACTGCCCGGCGGCGACGTGGAACCGGGCGAGTCGCTCCGCGAGGCGGTCGGCCGCGAGGTCAGCGAGGAGACCGGTCTCGACGCGACCGTCGAGCGACCGCTGGCGGTGGTCGAACAGACGTTCGTCGCCGACGAGTCCGGGTCCGAGGGCTGTGGCGCGTTCGCCGACCCGACTCGTCCGGACGCGGCCGTCGCTACCGGACCCACAGTTTCGGGCGAGTTCGTCGTCTTCGAGGCGCGGACCGACGACCCCGAACTCGGTGACGACCTCGGGCGCGACGCCGACGAGATAGCCGACGCCGCGTGGTTCGACGCGGTGCCCGACGAGTGCGAACACCGGTCGCTCGTGACGCGATACTGGTAG
- a CDS encoding GrpB family protein has product MSGLYLVADDPAWHERFVQVRDRIRDAAGTELLGVYHVGSTAVEELPAKPVVDVVAVFEEYEAAREVADALVAAGYDRQRDDPDWIVCSRTDADAESVVVHLQPRSAETWREQLIFREFLRDDPEARAEYEEAKRAAVAEHPEDVGAYTEAKNETIRSLVARAREAGYDERLPEFGGE; this is encoded by the coding sequence GTGTCCGGACTCTACCTCGTCGCCGACGACCCGGCGTGGCACGAGCGGTTCGTTCAGGTGCGTGACCGAATCCGGGACGCCGCCGGAACGGAGTTACTGGGCGTCTACCACGTCGGTAGCACCGCAGTCGAGGAGCTTCCGGCCAAGCCCGTCGTGGACGTGGTGGCCGTCTTCGAGGAGTACGAGGCCGCGCGCGAAGTCGCGGACGCGCTCGTCGCGGCGGGGTACGACCGCCAGCGCGACGACCCCGACTGGATAGTCTGTTCGCGAACCGACGCCGACGCGGAGTCCGTCGTCGTCCACCTCCAGCCCCGGAGCGCCGAGACGTGGCGCGAGCAACTGATTTTCCGCGAATTCCTGCGGGACGACCCCGAGGCGCGCGCGGAGTACGAGGAGGCCAAGCGCGCGGCCGTCGCCGAGCATCCCGAGGACGTGGGTGCGTACACCGAGGCGAAGAACGAGACGATTCGGTCGCTCGTCGCGCGGGCCCGCGAAGCGGGGTACGACGAACGACTGCCGGAGTTCGGGGGCGAGTGA
- a CDS encoding tyrosine-type recombinase/integrase, protein MATEQGAQDGQIGDPIAYFLQDMVYHGKKERTRDAYERVLREFEEFLRTPSENPMGVEKSVGEATRRDCMAWIHALRGRAAESTIATYASYLHRFYAYMNQVGEFDANPMALVVEEMDERIDTNPTRRDISVEAMRSFVASVTHPLDRAIVVTLLKTGMRAGELCNLDLRDLSLADRDRATRPQLDGKPDSLYVPPEPSVGESYNGEERTASNKRKRRTVIPIDGELRRTLKRWLAVRPDPISAADPLFVTTRENWGQRVTPKIVHHVVTNHAEDHGWHRRGGDAAENVTPHYFRHFFTTHLRDRTGDRGIVKYLRGDVAEDIIDTYTHNWGDRVREVYEENIYELRRAVRPS, encoded by the coding sequence ATGGCGACTGAACAGGGAGCCCAAGACGGGCAAATCGGCGACCCGATAGCCTACTTCCTGCAGGATATGGTCTACCACGGGAAGAAAGAGCGAACCCGCGACGCCTACGAGCGCGTCCTCCGGGAGTTCGAGGAGTTTCTCCGGACGCCGAGCGAGAACCCGATGGGCGTCGAGAAGTCGGTCGGCGAGGCGACCCGCCGGGACTGCATGGCGTGGATTCACGCGCTCCGCGGCCGGGCAGCCGAGAGTACCATCGCCACGTACGCCTCCTACCTTCACCGGTTCTACGCCTACATGAATCAGGTCGGGGAGTTCGACGCGAACCCGATGGCGCTCGTGGTCGAGGAGATGGACGAGCGCATCGACACGAACCCGACCCGACGCGACATCTCGGTCGAAGCGATGCGCTCGTTCGTCGCCAGCGTGACCCACCCGCTCGACCGAGCTATCGTCGTCACGCTCCTGAAGACGGGGATGCGCGCAGGTGAACTCTGCAACCTCGACCTGCGGGACCTGTCGCTGGCCGACCGCGACCGCGCGACGCGCCCGCAACTCGACGGGAAGCCCGACTCGTTGTACGTCCCGCCCGAACCGAGCGTCGGCGAGTCGTACAACGGCGAGGAGCGCACCGCCTCGAACAAGCGCAAGCGCCGGACCGTAATCCCCATCGACGGCGAGTTGCGACGGACGTTGAAACGCTGGCTCGCGGTCCGGCCCGACCCCATCTCGGCCGCCGACCCTCTCTTCGTCACGACGCGGGAGAACTGGGGTCAGCGAGTGACGCCCAAAATCGTCCACCACGTCGTCACGAACCACGCCGAGGACCACGGCTGGCACCGGCGGGGCGGCGACGCCGCGGAGAACGTGACGCCACACTACTTCCGGCACTTCTTCACGACCCACCTCCGAGACCGGACCGGCGACCGGGGCATCGTGAAGTACCTCCGCGGCGACGTGGCCGAGGACATCATCGACACCTACACGCACAACTGGGGCGACAGAGTCCGAGAAGTCTACGAGGAGAACATCTACGAACTCCGTCGAGCCGTACGCCCTTCATAA
- a CDS encoding dolichyl-phosphate hexose transferase, with amino-acid sequence MNTDRAGAGSSGEEDARLADSEYTLDDVSVVMGTYNEEAAIASVLDDIEEVTDGRAEVVCVDGSSDRTPEIAREKGATVIEQRPQGYGVAVREAILTPDRPVVVTTDCDDTYPMEQLPEFLDWINRGYDVVSGDRLYWGADEMPDLNRWGNYAFAGLASLLMGELVHDTTTGMRAYRREVVEDIRWTENTGLSAELLIRPLMRGYDVREIPIEYDERAGETKLDPFAGGAAIAKSIVKVCLEER; translated from the coding sequence ATGAACACGGATAGAGCCGGAGCGGGAAGCTCTGGCGAGGAGGACGCCCGACTCGCGGATTCCGAGTACACCCTCGACGACGTGAGCGTCGTCATGGGAACCTACAACGAGGAGGCCGCCATCGCCTCAGTGCTGGACGACATCGAGGAAGTGACCGACGGCCGCGCGGAGGTCGTCTGCGTGGACGGGTCGTCGGACCGGACGCCCGAAATCGCCCGCGAGAAGGGCGCGACCGTAATCGAACAGCGACCGCAGGGCTACGGTGTCGCGGTGCGCGAAGCGATTCTGACCCCCGACCGCCCGGTGGTCGTGACGACCGACTGCGACGACACGTACCCGATGGAGCAACTGCCCGAATTTCTCGACTGGATAAACCGGGGCTACGACGTGGTGAGCGGCGACCGCCTCTACTGGGGTGCCGACGAGATGCCCGACCTCAACCGGTGGGGCAACTACGCCTTCGCGGGCCTCGCCAGTCTCCTGATGGGCGAATTGGTCCACGACACGACGACCGGGATGCGGGCGTACCGCCGCGAAGTGGTCGAGGACATCCGCTGGACCGAGAACACGGGTCTCTCCGCGGAGTTACTGATTCGACCGCTGATGCGAGGGTACGACGTGCGCGAGATTCCCATCGAGTACGACGAACGCGCGGGCGAGACGAAACTGGACCCCTTCGCTGGCGGCGCGGCCATCGCCAAGTCCATCGTGAAGGTGTGTCTCGAAGAGCGGTAG